In a genomic window of Pseudoglutamicibacter albus:
- a CDS encoding GNAT family N-acetyltransferase — protein MVIRQIVNRAGARMADLRSPDPSIRTLTNEDAPALLALIARNPVQHAFVQQQLDVVGGKIDVLPGARILGRFDDAGVMVAACWLGANVVPVTADEGEQAREHGEAFGRRVLTSRKRFASIFGPKAGVEGIWDVVKTSPAFYPRSVRLTQPFMTLEGPAVIEGSGRVRQGYVSDFDAFWPASVAMFTEELGYSPLDVGEASYRARVKQLLACGQALLEPGAAGTTVRFKAELGVVTGQATQIQGVWMHPGHRGIGLSASRVADVVAHAHTWAPVTSLYVNDYNHAARAVYEKVGFQTTGMFATVLL, from the coding sequence ATGGTGATCCGGCAGATCGTGAACCGGGCCGGCGCCCGGATGGCGGATCTGCGCTCGCCGGACCCCAGCATCCGCACCCTCACGAATGAGGACGCGCCAGCGTTGCTCGCGTTGATCGCGCGCAACCCTGTCCAGCATGCTTTCGTTCAGCAGCAACTCGATGTTGTTGGCGGCAAGATCGATGTGTTGCCTGGCGCGCGCATCCTGGGCCGCTTCGATGATGCAGGCGTGATGGTTGCGGCGTGCTGGCTGGGCGCGAACGTGGTGCCTGTGACCGCGGATGAAGGCGAGCAAGCCCGGGAACACGGTGAAGCGTTCGGGCGGCGGGTCCTGACCAGCCGTAAGCGCTTCGCCTCGATTTTCGGTCCGAAAGCAGGAGTTGAAGGGATCTGGGATGTGGTGAAGACCAGCCCGGCCTTCTACCCGCGTAGTGTGCGGCTCACCCAGCCGTTCATGACGTTGGAAGGCCCGGCTGTGATCGAAGGATCTGGCCGAGTCCGGCAAGGGTATGTGAGTGATTTCGATGCGTTCTGGCCGGCTTCCGTTGCGATGTTCACCGAGGAGCTTGGCTATTCACCCCTCGATGTAGGCGAGGCCTCCTATAGGGCGCGGGTCAAACAGTTGCTGGCGTGCGGGCAGGCTCTGCTCGAGCCGGGTGCGGCGGGCACAACGGTGCGGTTCAAAGCCGAGCTCGGGGTTGTGACCGGCCAAGCCACACAGATCCAGGGCGTATGGATGCATCCGGGCCACCGCGGCATCGGGCTTTCAGCGAGCCGCGTGGCAGATGTCGTGGCCCATGCGCACACGTGGGCGCCCGTGACGAGCCTGTACGTCAACGACTACAATCACGCGGCTCGAGCCGTCTATGAGAAGGTGGGTTTCCAAACCACCGGGATGTTCGCGACCGTCCTGCTATGA
- a CDS encoding proline--tRNA ligase, translating to MVTRLSTFFLRTLRDDPAEAELASHKLLVRAGYIRRAAPGIYSWLPLGLKVLNKVENIVREEMNAIGAQEVHFPALLPKEPYEATGRWEEYGDNIFRLQDRRKADYLLAPTHEEMFTLLVKDMYSSYKDLPVYLYQIQTKYRDEARPRAGLLRGREFIMKDSYSFTLDEEGLDEAYEAHRAAYLKIFERLNLEVRPVFAMAGAMGGSKSEEFLHPTEAGEDTFVVSPGGYAANVEAVTTPPLDPIDYTDAPAAHVELTPNSETIETLVDAANENHPKDTPWTAADTLKCVALVVVTPNGERELAVVGVPGNRQADLKRIEATIGELMGIVGESQVEVATDDDLGRHPELVKGYIGPGLSKDEAVLGREARSGVPFFVDPRVVEGSTWITGANLRDHHVFGLVAGRDFGWDGVLEAVAVEDGDPAPDGSGPLKTTRGIEMGHIFQLGRRYAEALDLKVLDPNGKAQVVTMGSYGVGVTRAVAAIAEAHHDDKGLVWPRAVAPADVVVIIAGKGEELTETAEDIAGKLDDAGLEVMLDDRAKVSAGVKFRDAELIGIPTTVVVGRGVADGVVEVKDRATGEAENIALDAVVEHVAQLAAH from the coding sequence GTGGTAACACGCCTTTCAACGTTCTTTCTCCGCACGCTGCGCGACGACCCTGCCGAAGCTGAGCTCGCAAGCCACAAGTTGTTAGTCCGGGCTGGCTACATCCGCCGTGCAGCACCGGGCATCTATTCCTGGCTGCCGCTGGGGCTCAAGGTCCTGAACAAGGTCGAGAACATTGTGCGTGAAGAAATGAACGCGATCGGCGCTCAGGAAGTGCATTTCCCGGCGTTGCTTCCGAAAGAGCCCTATGAGGCGACGGGCCGCTGGGAAGAATACGGAGACAACATTTTCCGTCTGCAGGACCGCCGTAAGGCCGACTATCTACTCGCGCCAACGCACGAGGAAATGTTCACCCTCTTGGTCAAAGACATGTACTCCTCGTATAAGGATCTGCCGGTGTACCTGTACCAGATCCAGACGAAGTACCGCGACGAGGCCCGCCCGCGCGCTGGCCTGTTGCGCGGCCGTGAATTCATCATGAAGGACTCCTATTCCTTCACCCTGGATGAGGAAGGCCTCGACGAGGCATACGAGGCCCACCGCGCCGCGTACCTCAAGATTTTTGAGCGTTTGAACCTGGAGGTCCGCCCGGTCTTCGCGATGGCGGGAGCGATGGGTGGCTCGAAGTCGGAAGAGTTCCTGCACCCAACCGAAGCGGGCGAGGACACGTTCGTGGTCTCCCCAGGCGGTTACGCCGCCAACGTTGAGGCCGTGACGACGCCGCCGCTGGACCCGATCGACTACACCGACGCGCCGGCCGCCCACGTTGAGCTGACCCCGAACAGCGAGACCATCGAAACGCTCGTTGACGCAGCGAACGAGAACCACCCGAAGGACACCCCGTGGACTGCCGCGGACACACTCAAGTGCGTTGCGTTGGTTGTTGTGACACCGAACGGTGAGCGCGAACTCGCCGTCGTGGGTGTGCCCGGCAACCGCCAGGCTGACCTCAAACGAATCGAGGCGACCATCGGTGAGCTCATGGGTATCGTCGGCGAATCCCAGGTTGAGGTTGCCACCGATGACGACCTCGGCCGTCACCCTGAACTGGTCAAGGGCTACATCGGCCCTGGCTTGTCGAAGGATGAGGCCGTTTTGGGTCGTGAAGCACGTTCGGGCGTCCCGTTCTTCGTTGACCCTCGTGTTGTTGAGGGGTCAACCTGGATCACGGGCGCGAACCTCCGTGACCATCACGTCTTCGGTTTGGTTGCAGGCCGTGACTTCGGCTGGGATGGTGTGCTTGAGGCTGTTGCGGTGGAAGACGGCGACCCCGCACCCGATGGTTCCGGTCCGTTGAAGACGACCCGCGGCATCGAGATGGGCCACATCTTCCAGCTGGGCCGCCGCTACGCTGAAGCGTTGGACCTGAAGGTTTTGGATCCCAACGGTAAAGCGCAGGTTGTCACGATGGGTTCCTACGGCGTGGGCGTGACCCGCGCGGTTGCGGCTATCGCTGAGGCCCATCATGATGACAAGGGCCTCGTGTGGCCTCGGGCTGTGGCACCCGCCGATGTTGTGGTGATCATCGCTGGCAAGGGGGAAGAGCTCACGGAAACCGCCGAGGACATCGCGGGCAAGCTCGATGACGCCGGCTTGGAGGTCATGCTCGATGACCGCGCCAAGGTTTCTGCGGGCGTGAAGTTCCGTGACGCTGAGCTGATCGGTATCCCTACCACTGTTGTTGTGGGCCGCGGCGTGGCCGATGGCGTGGTTGAGGTCAAGGACCGCGCCACGGGCGAGGCCGAGAACATCGCGCTCGATGCCGTGGTTGAGCACGTTGCCCAGCTCGCAGCTCACTAA
- the infB gene encoding translation initiation factor IF-2 has product MAKKVRVHELAKELGIPSKEAMAKLEEMGEFVRSASSTIEPPVVKRLREAFPNAAGGDSAQADQPKVKTAQVQGAGTRTSDPAPAAAAKPADDAPQPEAKPATAKKAASAEKPAPKPGPKPGPKPGPKPGPKQAPKAAEKPDAKPAPAAKPGPAKKAPATPQATPRTAAPKPGPKPGPRPGNNPFSTPSSQGRGNDAGPRPPRGGARPGPRPGGGRGGAPRPGNNPFSNQQGMRGEGGGRGGQRQGSAGSGGPRPGAPRPPRGAASGSGGPRPNPNMMPKKLDLNVNQPRPGGGRPGGGGRPGGGGRSGGGGGFRGGRGGGRGNAAGAFGRGGPRRGRNRKSKRAKRQEMEQQGAPVIGGVVVPRGDGNTVVRLRRGATLADFAERIKADPAALVTVLFHLGEMATANQSLDESTFEILGEELGYKVQVVSPEDEERELFESFHIDLEAEAEAETEDMLEPRPPVVTIMGHVDHGKTRTLDAIRRSNVIEGEAGGITQHIGAYQISTMHEGDNGEEERLLTFIDTPGHEAFTAMRARGAKVTDIAVLVVAADDGVMPQTVEALNHAQAADVPIVVAVNKIDKPEANPEKVKGQLAEYGLVPEDYGGDTMFVPISAKQDIGIHDLLDAILLTADAALELRANPDKDARGIAIEANLDKGRGAVTTVLVQSGTLAVGDTIVAGKAHGRVRAMFDENGEALDVALPSRAVQVLGLSNVPRAGDTFIVTPDERTARQIAERREAADRNAMLAKRRKRITLENFDDAVAEGKIDTLNLILKGDVSGAVEALEDSLLKIDVGDEVQLRVIHRGVGAITQNDVNLATVDNAIIIGFNVRPAERVSEYADEEGVDMRFYSVIYQAIEDIENALKGMLKPEYEEVELGSAEIREVFRSSKFGNIAGSIVRSGLIRRNANARLVRDGKVVNDKLTIESLRRFKDDATEVREGYECGIGLGGFNDIKEGDIIETWELQEKPRA; this is encoded by the coding sequence GTGGCCAAGAAGGTCCGCGTACATGAGCTCGCTAAAGAGCTCGGCATTCCGTCAAAGGAAGCCATGGCAAAACTTGAGGAGATGGGCGAGTTCGTCCGCTCAGCTTCCTCCACGATCGAGCCGCCGGTCGTCAAGCGTTTGCGGGAAGCATTCCCGAACGCCGCAGGCGGCGATTCCGCTCAGGCGGATCAACCGAAGGTGAAGACTGCGCAGGTTCAGGGTGCGGGAACCCGAACCTCCGATCCAGCTCCAGCGGCTGCCGCTAAGCCAGCTGATGATGCCCCTCAGCCGGAAGCTAAGCCAGCTACCGCAAAGAAGGCGGCATCGGCGGAGAAGCCAGCGCCGAAACCGGGCCCTAAGCCTGGACCTAAACCGGGTCCTAAGCCTGGCCCGAAGCAGGCCCCTAAAGCCGCTGAGAAGCCTGACGCTAAGCCGGCGCCAGCTGCTAAGCCAGGCCCGGCTAAGAAGGCACCGGCAACCCCTCAGGCGACCCCGCGCACTGCTGCGCCGAAGCCCGGTCCAAAGCCTGGTCCGCGTCCGGGTAACAACCCGTTCAGCACCCCATCCTCACAGGGTCGCGGCAACGATGCTGGCCCACGCCCACCTCGCGGTGGCGCACGCCCAGGCCCACGTCCGGGTGGAGGCCGTGGTGGTGCCCCACGTCCAGGCAACAACCCGTTCTCAAACCAGCAGGGCATGCGCGGCGAAGGCGGCGGCCGCGGCGGACAACGTCAGGGTTCTGCAGGTTCGGGCGGCCCACGTCCAGGCGCGCCACGCCCACCACGCGGTGCGGCCTCGGGTTCAGGCGGTCCACGCCCTAACCCGAACATGATGCCTAAGAAGCTCGACCTCAACGTCAACCAGCCGCGTCCAGGTGGTGGCCGTCCAGGTGGCGGCGGTCGGCCAGGCGGTGGCGGACGTTCCGGTGGCGGAGGCGGTTTCCGTGGTGGCCGCGGCGGCGGTCGCGGTAACGCGGCAGGCGCATTCGGTCGCGGCGGTCCACGCCGTGGTCGCAACCGCAAGTCCAAGCGCGCCAAGCGCCAGGAGATGGAGCAACAGGGCGCACCAGTCATCGGCGGCGTGGTTGTTCCACGCGGCGATGGCAACACGGTAGTTCGGTTGCGTCGCGGTGCGACCTTGGCTGACTTCGCTGAACGCATCAAGGCAGATCCAGCCGCACTTGTGACGGTGCTGTTCCACCTCGGTGAAATGGCTACGGCTAACCAGTCGCTGGATGAATCGACGTTTGAGATCCTCGGTGAAGAGCTGGGCTATAAGGTCCAGGTCGTGTCCCCGGAGGACGAAGAGCGCGAACTGTTCGAGTCCTTCCACATCGACCTCGAGGCAGAAGCCGAGGCCGAGACCGAGGACATGCTCGAGCCTCGTCCACCTGTGGTGACCATCATGGGTCACGTTGACCACGGTAAGACCCGCACGCTGGATGCGATCCGCCGCTCCAACGTAATCGAGGGTGAAGCCGGCGGCATCACCCAGCACATCGGTGCCTACCAGATCTCTACGATGCACGAAGGTGACAACGGTGAAGAGGAACGCCTCTTGACCTTCATTGACACCCCTGGTCACGAAGCCTTCACGGCGATGCGTGCCCGCGGTGCCAAAGTCACTGACATCGCTGTGCTGGTTGTTGCAGCTGACGACGGCGTCATGCCGCAGACGGTTGAGGCGCTCAACCACGCGCAGGCGGCAGACGTGCCGATCGTGGTTGCGGTGAACAAGATCGATAAGCCGGAAGCCAACCCTGAGAAGGTCAAGGGCCAGCTCGCCGAGTACGGCCTGGTCCCTGAGGATTACGGCGGCGACACGATGTTCGTGCCGATCTCCGCTAAGCAGGACATCGGTATCCATGACCTGTTGGATGCGATCCTTCTGACCGCGGACGCAGCGCTCGAGTTGCGTGCTAACCCGGATAAGGACGCTCGCGGTATCGCGATCGAAGCGAACCTGGATAAGGGCCGCGGTGCGGTCACGACCGTTTTGGTTCAGTCGGGTACGCTCGCGGTCGGCGACACGATCGTTGCCGGTAAGGCGCACGGTCGCGTCCGTGCGATGTTCGATGAGAACGGTGAAGCGCTCGATGTCGCGTTGCCTTCGCGTGCGGTGCAGGTCTTGGGTCTTTCGAACGTTCCGCGCGCTGGTGACACGTTCATAGTGACTCCGGATGAGCGTACGGCCCGCCAGATCGCAGAGCGCCGCGAGGCAGCGGACCGTAACGCGATGCTCGCTAAGCGCCGTAAGCGCATTACGCTTGAGAACTTCGATGACGCTGTCGCTGAGGGCAAGATCGATACCCTCAACCTCATCCTCAAGGGTGACGTATCCGGTGCTGTTGAAGCGCTTGAGGATTCGCTGCTCAAGATCGATGTGGGCGATGAGGTTCAGTTGCGTGTGATCCACCGTGGCGTGGGTGCTATCACGCAGAACGACGTCAACCTGGCAACGGTCGATAACGCGATCATCATCGGCTTCAACGTCCGCCCTGCAGAGCGTGTCTCTGAGTACGCGGATGAAGAGGGCGTTGACATGCGCTTCTACTCGGTCATCTACCAGGCGATCGAGGACATCGAGAACGCGCTCAAGGGCATGCTCAAGCCTGAATACGAGGAAGTTGAGCTTGGCTCGGCGGAGATCCGCGAAGTGTTCCGTTCCTCGAAGTTCGGTAACATCGCCGGTTCGATTGTCCGTAGCGGCCTGATCCGCCGTAACGCGAACGCTCGTTTGGTCCGTGACGGCAAGGTCGTCAATGACAAGCTCACGATCGAGTCGTTGCGTCGCTTCAAGGATGATGCCACCGAGGTCCGTGAGGGCTACGAATGTGGTATCGGCCTGGGTGGCTTCAACGACATCAAGGAAGGCGACATCATCGAGACGTGGGAGCTTCAAGAGAAGCCACGCGCCTAG
- a CDS encoding sulfite exporter TauE/SafE family protein: protein MDYILTDTGALNIGLILLVLGAGFLAGWVDSVVGGGGLIQLPVVLLIPGLTPVQALATNKVGSIFGTTTSAITYGRRVRPDLATSLGLALTAGLASVGGAAVASILPTEVFKPIILVALVVVFVFTLAKKNMGASTALKHASMKHHVRAWGIGIAIGFYDGVLGPGTGSFLVIALVGVLGYSFLDGSARAKIANWATNFGALCFFIPAGHVVWPLGIGLGIANMFGGYIGSRMAVSAGSRFVRIVFLVVVTALIISVGADTLRQLS from the coding sequence ATGGACTACATCCTGACGGACACCGGCGCGCTCAACATCGGGCTGATCCTGTTGGTTTTGGGCGCCGGTTTCCTTGCAGGATGGGTCGATTCGGTGGTCGGCGGAGGCGGGTTGATCCAGCTTCCGGTCGTGTTGCTGATTCCGGGGCTTACCCCGGTTCAGGCTTTGGCCACGAATAAGGTCGGCTCGATCTTTGGTACCACGACATCGGCTATCACGTATGGTCGGCGTGTGCGGCCGGACCTCGCCACGAGTCTGGGTCTTGCTCTCACCGCGGGGCTCGCCTCGGTGGGTGGGGCCGCTGTGGCCTCGATACTGCCTACCGAGGTTTTCAAACCCATCATCCTCGTAGCGCTTGTTGTGGTTTTCGTTTTCACACTCGCTAAGAAGAACATGGGGGCCTCAACCGCGCTCAAGCATGCGAGCATGAAGCACCATGTTCGGGCGTGGGGGATCGGTATCGCGATCGGGTTTTATGATGGCGTGCTGGGGCCGGGCACGGGATCGTTTCTGGTGATCGCCTTGGTTGGGGTTTTGGGGTATTCGTTCCTGGATGGATCAGCGCGCGCGAAGATCGCTAACTGGGCCACCAACTTCGGTGCGTTGTGCTTCTTCATCCCCGCAGGCCACGTCGTGTGGCCGCTCGGTATTGGCTTAGGCATCGCGAACATGTTCGGGGGCTATATCGGTTCGCGGATGGCGGTTTCAGCCGGCTCGCGTTTTGTGCGGATCGTGTTCCTCGTGGTCGTGACCGCGCTCATCATCAGCGTTGGAGCGGACACCCTTCGGCAACTGAGCTAG
- a CDS encoding ribosome maturation factor RimP has product MSSHSMPADNASRHEGSPWAPEAITRAIEPVISDAGLIVEDVTVKGGNTPTLQILVDLPSGTDAVDLDVLAEVSQQVGEVLDNGLLASSGAYELEVSSPGASRPLTQPRHFQRNVGRVIRVVSEDEDFTGTVLEADDEGIVIEPIKPAPKKGMKDKVLDPVRREYADIRRAKVDIEATAAARLAAVKDAEDVAEESMEDPAQSGLTGEEA; this is encoded by the coding sequence GTGTCATCCCACAGCATGCCAGCCGATAACGCGTCGAGGCACGAGGGTTCGCCATGGGCTCCTGAAGCAATCACGCGAGCTATCGAGCCTGTGATCAGCGATGCTGGTTTGATCGTTGAAGACGTCACGGTCAAAGGTGGGAACACACCAACCCTGCAGATTCTGGTTGATCTGCCGAGCGGTACGGATGCGGTGGATCTGGATGTTCTCGCTGAAGTTTCGCAGCAGGTGGGCGAGGTTTTGGATAACGGTTTGCTTGCCTCCTCGGGTGCTTATGAGCTTGAGGTTTCCTCGCCGGGGGCTTCGCGTCCGCTCACACAGCCTCGCCACTTCCAGCGCAACGTGGGCCGTGTGATTCGTGTGGTGAGCGAGGATGAAGACTTCACAGGCACCGTGCTTGAGGCCGACGACGAGGGCATTGTGATCGAGCCGATCAAGCCTGCGCCTAAGAAGGGCATGAAAGATAAGGTGCTTGATCCGGTGCGGCGCGAGTATGCTGACATTCGTCGCGCGAAGGTTGACATCGAGGCGACGGCGGCGGCACGGTTGGCTGCCGTAAAGGACGCCGAGGATGTGGCAGAAGAGTCAATGGAAGATCCAGCACAGTCAGGTCTAACGGGCGAGGAGGCCTAA
- the ispG gene encoding flavodoxin-dependent (E)-4-hydroxy-3-methylbut-2-enyl-diphosphate synthase yields MPTPPPMTLAPRRKTRQMMVGNVGMGSDHPITVQSMTTTKTHDIGATLQQIAELTAAGCDIVRVACPTDKDADALKVIAQQSTIPVIADIHFQPKYVYAAIEAGCGAVRVNPGNIRKFDDQVAEISAAAKQHGTPIRIGINGGSLDKRLLEKYGRATPEALVESALQEAALFEENDFYDFGISVKHSDPVVMIRAYELLAQKGDWPLHLGVTEAGPAFQGTIKSATAFGALLSQGIGDTIRVSLSAPPVEEIKVGEQILQSLNLRPRQLEIVSCPSCGRAQVDVYELANNVTEGLKDFKVPLRVAVMGCVVNGPGEAREADLGVASGNGKGQIFVKGEVIRTVREDQIVETLLEEAHRIAEEMGASETEGASPSVSVH; encoded by the coding sequence ATGCCTACACCACCACCTATGACGTTGGCTCCGCGGCGCAAGACCCGCCAGATGATGGTCGGCAACGTCGGTATGGGCTCGGATCACCCGATCACCGTGCAGTCGATGACGACCACGAAGACTCACGACATCGGCGCTACGTTGCAGCAGATCGCCGAGCTCACCGCCGCTGGCTGTGACATTGTCCGTGTCGCGTGCCCAACAGACAAGGACGCCGATGCGCTGAAGGTCATCGCGCAACAGTCCACGATCCCGGTGATCGCGGATATCCACTTCCAACCCAAGTACGTCTACGCAGCCATTGAGGCCGGTTGCGGTGCGGTGCGTGTCAACCCGGGCAACATCCGCAAGTTCGATGACCAGGTTGCAGAGATTTCCGCTGCCGCGAAGCAGCATGGGACCCCGATCCGCATCGGCATCAACGGCGGCTCCCTCGATAAGCGCCTGCTGGAGAAATACGGCCGCGCAACCCCGGAGGCTCTCGTTGAATCCGCGTTGCAGGAAGCCGCGCTGTTCGAAGAAAACGATTTCTACGATTTCGGTATCTCCGTCAAACACTCTGACCCGGTCGTGATGATTCGCGCGTATGAGCTGCTCGCTCAGAAGGGCGATTGGCCGCTGCACCTGGGTGTCACCGAGGCAGGTCCTGCCTTCCAAGGCACCATCAAGTCCGCAACCGCTTTCGGCGCGCTGCTCTCCCAAGGTATTGGCGATACGATCCGTGTCTCACTTTCGGCCCCACCTGTCGAAGAGATCAAGGTCGGCGAGCAGATCCTCCAATCGCTGAACCTGCGTCCACGCCAGCTCGAAATCGTTTCCTGCCCGTCCTGTGGACGCGCCCAGGTCGATGTGTATGAGCTCGCCAACAACGTGACCGAAGGCCTCAAAGACTTCAAGGTTCCGCTGCGTGTGGCCGTCATGGGTTGCGTCGTCAACGGGCCAGGCGAGGCACGAGAAGCCGACCTCGGTGTCGCATCCGGCAACGGCAAGGGCCAAATCTTCGTCAAGGGCGAGGTCATCCGCACGGTCCGTGAAGACCAGATCGTGGAAACCCTGCTCGAAGAAGCCCACCGCATCGCCGAGGAGATGGGCGCAAGCGAGACCGAAGGCGCATCGCCTTCCGTGTCCGTCCACTAG
- the nusA gene encoding transcription termination factor NusA — protein sequence MHIDMTALRQLEKDRDIPLDRLINAIEHALVLAYDKEPGAIRGARAELDRKTGVATIWAPEVDENNQRIGEFDDTPADFGRVAAATARQVIFQRLRDAEDEAVLGTFRDKQGEILSGVIQQGRDPRMVQVDLGTLEAVLPPPEQVPGEDYSHGRRLRVYVTDVHRGPKGPSITVSRTHPQLVHKLFELEVPEIQDKTVEIVSIAREAGHRTKLAVRARVEGLNAKGACIGEMGSRVRAVMTELNDEKIDIITWDPDPAQFVAHALSPAKVLSVEVLSEDLHHVRAVVPDDQLSLAIGKEGQNARLAAKLTGWRIDVVSPARQSAVD from the coding sequence ATGCATATTGATATGACGGCGTTGCGTCAGCTTGAAAAGGACCGCGATATTCCGCTGGATCGGCTGATCAACGCGATCGAGCATGCGCTTGTCCTCGCTTATGACAAGGAGCCCGGCGCTATCCGCGGCGCGCGTGCGGAATTGGACCGTAAAACCGGTGTCGCCACCATTTGGGCGCCTGAGGTTGATGAGAACAACCAGCGGATCGGTGAGTTCGATGACACGCCTGCGGACTTCGGCCGGGTAGCAGCAGCGACGGCGCGGCAAGTGATCTTCCAGCGCCTGCGCGATGCTGAAGACGAAGCCGTCCTAGGCACCTTCCGCGATAAGCAAGGCGAGATCCTCTCCGGAGTGATCCAGCAGGGCCGTGATCCACGCATGGTCCAGGTTGATCTTGGAACCCTTGAAGCGGTCCTGCCGCCACCGGAGCAGGTACCGGGCGAGGATTACAGCCACGGACGTCGTCTGCGCGTGTATGTCACCGATGTGCACCGCGGCCCTAAAGGCCCCTCGATCACGGTTTCACGCACCCACCCGCAGCTGGTGCATAAACTGTTTGAACTTGAGGTCCCGGAGATCCAGGACAAGACGGTCGAGATCGTTTCGATCGCACGTGAAGCGGGCCACCGCACCAAGCTCGCGGTGCGTGCCCGCGTTGAGGGCCTCAACGCTAAGGGAGCCTGCATCGGCGAGATGGGTTCTCGTGTGCGCGCGGTGATGACCGAGCTCAACGACGAGAAGATCGACATCATCACGTGGGATCCAGACCCTGCACAGTTTGTAGCTCACGCGCTTTCGCCAGCCAAGGTGCTCTCGGTTGAAGTTTTGAGCGAAGACCTACACCACGTCCGCGCTGTTGTCCCGGACGATCAGCTCTCGCTTGCGATCGGCAAGGAGGGGCAAAACGCTCGTCTTGCGGCCAAGCTCACGGGCTGGAGAATCGACGTTGTCTCGCCAGCGCGTCAGAGCGCGGTAGACTAG
- the rbfA gene encoding 30S ribosome-binding factor RbfA — MTGSPRAAKLAQRIKVVMAQALTKVVRDDAMESVTVTDARVTNDLQNATVYYTVLGDDEQKAQIAELFEANRGRLRKELGSQLTTRLTPTLEFVPDEVPMNASHVEELLRAAREKDAAVAELAEGAEYAGDAEPYKAPEDEA; from the coding sequence ATGACTGGTTCGCCGCGTGCAGCTAAGTTGGCCCAGCGCATCAAGGTGGTTATGGCGCAGGCTCTCACGAAGGTGGTTCGTGATGATGCGATGGAGTCTGTGACGGTCACGGATGCGCGCGTGACGAATGATCTTCAGAATGCGACCGTCTACTACACGGTTTTGGGTGACGATGAGCAGAAGGCTCAGATTGCTGAGCTGTTCGAAGCCAACCGTGGCCGTTTGCGTAAGGAGCTGGGCTCGCAGCTAACAACTCGCTTGACCCCAACCTTGGAGTTCGTTCCGGATGAGGTCCCGATGAACGCCTCCCACGTTGAGGAGCTGTTGCGTGCCGCCCGTGAAAAGGACGCTGCGGTAGCTGAGCTTGCCGAGGGCGCAGAATACGCTGGGGATGCTGAGCCGTATAAGGCACCGGAAGACGAGGCTTAG
- a CDS encoding YlxR family protein — protein MNKGSSRSPIRTCIGCRLTDDQAVLLRLVRNPGSARVVPDPQRRKTGRGAWVHRNPECVRRAVNRNAANRAFRARSVVDEDELLAVINLGITGVQGSTMTDQKAG, from the coding sequence GTGAACAAGGGTTCTTCACGTAGCCCCATCCGGACCTGTATAGGGTGCAGGCTCACCGATGACCAAGCCGTTCTTTTGCGGCTAGTGCGGAACCCCGGAAGCGCGCGAGTGGTTCCGGATCCGCAACGCCGTAAAACGGGGCGCGGTGCTTGGGTGCACCGTAACCCCGAGTGTGTACGGCGGGCAGTGAATCGGAACGCAGCGAACAGGGCCTTCAGGGCTCGCAGTGTCGTTGATGAAGATGAGTTGCTTGCCGTCATCAACCTGGGCATAACCGGTGTCCAGGGTTCAACCATGACCGATCAGAAAGCGGGTTAA